In Solanum pennellii chromosome 3, SPENNV200, a single window of DNA contains:
- the LOC107014882 gene encoding 40S ribosomal protein S3a produces the protein MAVGKNKRISKGKKGGKKKAADPYAKKDWYDIKAPSVFEIKNVGKTLVTRTQGTKIASEGLKHRVFEVSLADLQKDEDQAFRKIRLRAEDVQGRNVLTNFHGMDFTTDKLRSLVRKWQTLIEAHVDVKTTDSYTLRMFCIAFTKKRPNQQKRTCYAQSSQIRQIRRKMVEIMRNQASSCDLKELVAKFIPESIGREIEKATSSIFPLQNVYIRKVKILKAPKFDLGKLMEVHGDYSEDVGVKLDRPADETVAEAEAEVPGS, from the exons ATGGCCGTCGG CAAGAACAAGAGGATTTCCAAGGGAAAGAAGGGAGGAAAGAAGAAGGC GGCGGATCCCTACGCAAAGAAGGACTGGTATGACATCAAGGCACCATCTGTTTTTGAAATTAAGAACGTCGGCAAAACCCTTGTTACCAGGACTCAGGGTACCAAG ATTGCTTCAGAGGGTCTAAAACACAGAGTATTTGAAGTTAGCCTGGCTGATCTTCAGAAGGATGAGGATCAGGCTTTCAGGAAAATCCGTTTGAGAGCAGAAGATGTGCAAGGGAGGAATGTTCTCACAAACTTCCAT GGAATGGATTTCACAACAGATAAGCTGAGGTCTCTGGTCCGCAAATGGCAGACTTTGATTGAGGCCCATGTTGATGTCAAGACTACAGACAGCTATACTCTAAGGATGTTCTGTATTGCTTTTACAAAGAAGCGTCCAAACCAACAGAAGCGTACCTGCTATGCCCAGAGCAGCCAGATCCGTCAG ATCCGCAGGAAGATGGTTGAGATCATGAGGAACCAAGCCAGTTCCTGTGACTTGAAGGAGTTAGTTGCAAAATTCATCCCCGAATCAATTGGCAGGGAGATTGAGAAAGCAACTTCCAGCATCTTCCCCCTACAAAATGTCTATATTCGAAAGGTCAAGATCCTCAAGGCCCCTAAATTTGACCTTGGCAAGCTGATGGAG GTTCATGGTGACTATTCAGAAGATGTTGGTGTGAAGTTGGATCGGCCAGCTGATGAGACAGTAGCTGAGGCAGAGGCCGAGGTTCCTGGATCTTAG
- the LOC107013571 gene encoding uncharacterized protein LOC107013571, whose product MSQISVNIDEVDICKCGYYCRLKTSRTPLNPGRRFFGCKSSKENGGCGYFRWIDPSLENVDESSSMNRLIDGQNPIDRLKRKVKELEEEKDSLKFQLNESEVKLMVLNKKLKEVKLQRDWENVKFNRIVIVFLCLLTIKWFFNIL is encoded by the exons ATGTCGCAAATTTCAGTAAATATCGATGAAGTTGATATATGCAAGTGTGGTTATTATTGTCGACTGAAAACTTCGAGGACTCCTTTGAACCCAGGTCGTCGATTTTTTGGATGCAAATCATCAAAg GAAAATGGTGGATGTGGATATTTTAGATGGATTGATCCGTCGCTTGAAAATGTTGATGAATCATCCTCAATGAATAGACTCATAGACGGTCAAAATCCGATTGATCGACTAAAGAGAAAAGTGaaagagcttgaagaagaaaaagattcttTGAAATTTCAATTGAATGAAAGTGAAGTGAAATTGATGGTATTGAACAAGAAGCTTAAGGAAGTTAAACTCCAAAGGGATTGGGAAAATGTCAAATTTAATCGAATTgtgattgtttttctttgtctaCTAACTATTAAATGgttctttaatattttgtaG